The stretch of DNA AGAGCATTTTCGGCAACAGTGCTGCCGAAAGGGTCACAGTTCGATGGGAAAGACCTTCGAACAGAAGGCGCAATCGACCAGAATGTCACCCGCCTCATCGCGCATCTCATCCAGCTCCTCGGCCGGGAAACGGCCTAGCACCGTGCGGTAATACTCGGCGCTGCAACGGCAGCCGCGCGTCAGAGAGGTGGCGGAGAGCAGCCGCACCTCATCTTCCTCATGGAACAGGCGCCAGATCAGATCGTCGAGGCCCAGCGTGGGATCGACCAGTTCCTTGGCGGTCATCGACCCGGCCAGCGCCGCAACATGCTCCCAATGCGGGTGGTTCATCCGCACATGCAGGCGCTCGCGCCCTTCCTCACCATCGGGCAGATGCTGGATCAACAGCCCACCGGCCGCGCAGCGCTCACCCTCCACATCGAGGCCGATGCGGATCAACGTGGGCACCTGCTCCGACTGGGCGAAATAGGCCTCGCACACCTGAGCGAGCGACGCCTTCTCCAGCGGCACCACGCCCTGATAGCGCTTTCCGGTCGCCGCCAGATCGAAGGTGATCGCCAGATAGCCCTTCTCACCGAACAGATCCTGCAGGCTCTCACGCCCGTCCAGCGCAGCGAGACGCTCGGCATCATGGCGGACATAGCCGCGCAATTCGCCCAACCGGTAATCGCAGATCAGCAGATCCACCACGCCGCCTTCGGCCTGCACCTGAAAGGTAAGCTGGCACTCCTCATCCTTGAGCAGCGTGCCCATCATCGTGGTGAGCACCAGCGCCTCGCCCAGCAGGCGCCGCAGCACCGGCGGATAGTCATGCGCCGCCAGAATCTCATGCAGCGACGTTCCGAGGCGGACCATCCGGCCACGCACATCGCGAGCGGGGATGGTGAAGGGCAGAACCTCGTCCATGCCCTTCACGGTTTCATCGCCAAAGATCACAGCGCACCCAGCGCCCAGAGCAGCACCGATTTCTGGGCGTGAATGCGGTTTTCCGCCTCATCCCAGACCAGCGAGCGCGGCCCGTCGATCACCGCATCGGTGACCTCTTCACCGCGATGCGCAGGCAGGCAGTGCAGGAACCATGCCTCGGGCGAAGCCGCCGCCATCACCGCATCATTGACCTGATAGGGCTCCATCGCAGCGATCACCGCCTCGCCGCCGGGCTGGCCCATCGACACCCAGGTGTCGGTGACCACCACCTGAGCGCCCTTGGCGGCTTCCAGCGGATCCTGCGTGAGGGTGATGCTGACACCGGCCTCACGCGCGCGCGCCACGAAGCCCGCATCGGGTTCGAAGCCCGAAGGGATGCCCGCGCGGATGTTGAAGCCCAGCAGGCCGGCAGCCTCGATCAGCGAATGCAGCACATTGTTGCCATCGCCCAGCCAGGCCAATTCCATGCCCTGCAGCGCGACACCCTGCTCCTGCAAGGTCAGCAGATCAGCCATGATCTGGCAGGGGTGCGACTGGTCGGTCAGCCCGTTGATCACGGGGACGGTGGCGTAATGCGCCAGCTCCTCGATCTTGGCGTGATCGTTGGTGCGGATCATGATCGCATCGACCATGCGGCTCAACACGCGCGCGGTGTCGGCGATGGTCTCGCCGCGCCCCAGCTGCATGCCGCCCGCTTCCATCACGATCGAGCTGCCGCCCAACTGGCGGATCGCCATATCGAAAGAGACGCGAGTACGGGTCGAGTTCTTCTCGAAGATCATCGCCAGCACGCGGTCGGCCAGCGGCGCATCGGCATCGACGCGCCCCTTAGGCCAGCTGGCGCGGGCCTGCTTGCGCGTGCCCGCATCGGCCAGAATGGCGCGCAGCGCTTCGGGCCCGGCATCGGCCAGATTGAGGAAATGCCGCAGATCAGACATCACACCGCCTCCGGCTGATAGGAGGCCGCGCCCGCCGAGAGCTTCTCCATAAACTCGTCGATATGGCTCTCGTCGATCACCAGCGGCGGGAAGACGCGCATGGTCTGGTCGCCCGCCGACACCGTGAGCAACTGGTGGTTGTCACGCAGATGCGCCACGAAAGGCCGCGGCTCGATCTTCAGCTTCAGACCCATCAGCAGGCCGCGCCCGCGCACCGCCTCGAAGATCTCGGGATAATTGCCGATGAACTGCTCCAGACGGGCGGTCATCTTGGCGCCCATGTCACGCACATGCGCCAGGAATTCGTCATTGGCCACGGCGTCCAGCACCGCCTCGGCCGCCGCCATGGCCAGCGGATTGCCGCCATAGGTCGAGCCATGGGTTCCCGCCACCATGCCGCGCGCGGCCTTCTCGCTGGCCAGACACGCGCCCAGCGGGAAGCCGCCGCCGATGCCCTTGGCGGTGGACATGATGTCCGGCACGGCGCCAAGCTGCTCATAGGCGTAGAAGGTGCCGGTGCGCGCGACGCCGGTCTGCACCTCGTCGAACACCAGCATCAGATCCTGCTCGTCGCAGAGCGCGCGCAGGCCGGGCAGGAAGTCGTCCGAAGGCACCTTGATGCCGCCCTCGCCCTGAATGGGCTCGACCAGGAAACCCGCAGTGTTGGGGCCGATGGCCGCCTTGGCCGCCTCCAGATTGCCGAACTCGACATATTTGAAGCCGGGCAGCAGGGGCAGGAAGCCCTTATGCATCTTCTCCTGATTGGAGGCGCTGATCGTGCCCAGCGTCCGGCCATGGAAGGCATCGCTGAACGTGATCAGCTCATACTTGTGGTCGTTGCCGACATGCTGGTGATAGGCACGCGCAGTCTTGATCGCGCATTCCACCGCCTCGGCGCCCGAATTGGTGAAGAACACCGTGTCGGCGAAGGTCAGATCGACCAGACGCTTGGCCAGGCTTTCCTGATGCGGGCTGCCATAGAGGTTGGAGACATGCATCAGCGTCGCGGCCTGCTGCTGGATCGCGCCGATCAGCCCTTCATGGCTGTGGCCCAGCAGGTTCACCGCGATGCCGCTGGCAAAGTCGAGATATCGGCGGCCGTCCTCGCCGATCAGATGGCAGTGTTCACCGCGCACGGGCCGAAAGGCGGTCCGGGGGTAAACAGGCATCAGAGGCGAAATCGACATGCTACGTTCCTTTACTCAGACCTTCATTGCCAGCTTTGGCATTGGGAGGATGGGTGCTGATTCTCGCGGAAATGCGATGCTGGTGACAGCATCATGACGGAAACGACAAATGGCGGCTTCCCCGGATGCGAATCCTGGGGAAGCCGCCATTTGCGCGTATTTATGGTGTCGCTTTATCTCCGTCAAACCCGGACTTTCATCCGGGCCCGACTTTTACGGAGACCTCAAGCGAACGGTGTCAGCCCTGACGCGGCACCAGGTTGACAGCCGAGTACTTGCCTCGGCGGTCCACCTCGATGTCGAACTCCAGGCGATCGCCCTCGTTCAGCTCGCGCATGCCCGAGCGCTCAACGGCGCTGATGTGCACGAAAGCGTCCGGCTGGCCATCGTCACGCGTGATGAAGCCGAAGCCCTTCATCGCGTTGAAGAACTTGACCGTGCCCGAAGCCTTGTCGCCCGTCAGCTGACGCTGGGGAGCAGCCGGCTCGCGCTTGGCAACGGCGATGACATCGCCGACTACGACGAGGTCGCTGGCCGAAATCTTGCCGCCGCGATCGACGAGCGTGAATTCCAGGCCCTGACCTTCAGCCAGACCTTCCAGACCGGCGCGCTCAACCGCGCTGATGTGCACGAACACATCTTCGCCGCCATCTTCGCGCTGAATGAAGCCGAAGCCCTTCTGGCCGTTGAAGAACTTGACGACGCCCTTGCCCTGGCCAACGACCTGGGCAGGCATACCGCCGCCACCGCCGCCGAAACCACCGCCGCCGCCGCCGCGCGGGCCGCCGAAGCCGCCACCACCGCCGCCGCCACGCGGGCCGCCAAAGCCACCGCGATCGCCGCCGCCAAAGCCACCACGATCACCGCCGCCGAAGCCGCCGCGATCACCGCCGCCAAAGCCGCCGCGCGGGCCGCCGAAGCCGCCACGGTCGCCGCCCATGAAGGGGTCGAAACCCTCCTCGCCAAATCCGTCGCGCTTGTCCCGGCCCCGGCCGCGACGCCCTCTATCAAAACTCATATACCCGAAAGAACCTTCGCTTCGCCCTGATCGATCGTGCCCGGCGCCTGGACGAAACGCACCGAGCAACAGGGCCAGGCGCCATGCGACAGCACAGTCCTTTCCTCTGCATTTTTCGACATACCCCAAAAATCCGGGCAGCGCGAACAGAATCCGCATTCCTTGTTCAGATTCGTGACAATCGGTTTACAGGCTGCGGTCATCCGCGAGTCGTCGCCAGCCTTGCGCTTGCCAGCATGAACCTGCGCTGGCATGCCGAGCGGGTTTACGGGCCATCACGCCCGCCCCGAGATAAGGACAATGCCGATGTTTCGCCAGCTCACCGACACGATTCTCGTCAGCCCGCAGATCGATCTCGACGATCTGGCCGAAGCGGTGAAGCTGGGCGTGAAGCATATCATCAACAACCGCCCCGAAGGCGAAAGCGACGACCAGACGCCCGGCGCGGTGATCGAACAGGCCGCCAAGGACGCGGGCCTGACCTATGTGGCGATTCCGGTCGGCCATGGCGGCTTCAGCGAAGGTCAGGTCAACGCCATGGCCGAGACGCTGGCCGGCGCTCAGGGCCCGATTCTGGCCTATTGCCGTTCGGGCACGCGCTCGACGCTGCTCTGGGCACTGGCCCGCGCCAGCCAGGGCGCCACCGCCGAGGAACTGACCCCCATCGCCAATGCCGCCGGTTACGACATCACCCCGGTGCGCCCGCTGGTCGATATGCTGAGCGCCAAGGCGAGCTGAACACAGCCCTTTCCGGCACAAAGCAAAGCCCGGTCCACAACGGCCGGGCTTTTTGCTGTGCGGAGTCTTTTGAAAATCCGGCGGGGGAAGCGGGCTGGTGCGGCACTGCGCAAGAAAAGAGGGCCGGAGCGGCTGGCTCCGGCCCTTTGAGTTTTTGTCCGCAGGAGGAACATCGGGTGGCGGGACCGGGAAGGAGGATCGAAATCCCTGCCCCGCCGAACTTTAAACTTAGCTGTTGTAGGCGCGTTCACCGTGCTCGGTGATGTCCAGACCTTCGCGCTCGGCTTCCTCGGTGGGACGCAGGCCGATGGTCTTGTCGATCACGAAGAGCAGCACGGCGGTCACCAGACCCGACCACACCAGCGTGATGCCGACGGCTTCAGCCTGAGTGATGACCTGGCCCATCGTGTCCCAGGCGCCAGCCTTGGCCACGAAGCCCGTGTAATCGACCCAGCCCTGACCGCCCAGCGCGGGGTTGGCCACGATGCCGGTGCCGATGGCGCCGATGATGCCGCCGATGCAGTGCACGCCGAACACGTCGAGCGTATCGTCATACTTGAACTTGTTCTTCACGGTGGTGACGAAGAAGAAGCAGATCGGCGAGACGACGAGACCCAGCACGATCGAGGTCATCGGCGCGCCGAAGCCCGAAGCCGGGGTGATGGCGACCAGACCGGCCACAGCACCCGAGGCAGCGCCCAGCATCGAGGGCTTGCCATGCACGATCTGCTCGACGACCGCCCAGGCGACCGCAGCGGCGCAGGTGGCAAGCATGGTGTTCACGAAGGCCACAGCGGCGACACCGTTCGATTCAAGGTTCGAACCGGCGTTGAAGCCGAACCAGCCCACCCACAGCAGCGAGGCGCCGATCATGGTCATGGTCAGCGAGTGCGGCGGGGTGTTTTCCTTGCCGAAGCCCACGCGCTTGCCCAGCACGAGGCAGCCGACCAGGCCAGCGATACCGGCGTTGATATGCACCACGGTGCCACCGGCGAAGTCCAGCGCGCCCTTCAGGTACAGGAAGCCGGCGTCATTGGGGCTGGCGTACAGGAAGTCTGGGCCGGCCCAGTACCACACCATATGCGCGATGGGGTAATAGGCGAAGGTCGACCACAGCACGGTGAAGATGATC from Novosphingobium sp. encodes:
- a CDS encoding ammonium transporter translates to MMCGVAAVGGSLGYAGAAFAQAALIKAPTVAQQANMVNKGDTTWMLVSSVLVLMMSIPGLALFYGGLVRSKNMLSVLMQVFMIVSVTGLLWATYGYSLVFTGGSPFIGGFSKALMQGVTSGTYAATFSNNVYIPELAYFVFQMTFAMITPALFIGSFAERIKFTPLIIFTVLWSTFAYYPIAHMVWYWAGPDFLYASPNDAGFLYLKGALDFAGGTVVHINAGIAGLVGCLVLGKRVGFGKENTPPHSLTMTMIGASLLWVGWFGFNAGSNLESNGVAAVAFVNTMLATCAAAVAWAVVEQIVHGKPSMLGAASGAVAGLVAITPASGFGAPMTSIVLGLVVSPICFFFVTTVKNKFKYDDTLDVFGVHCIGGIIGAIGTGIVANPALGGQGWVDYTGFVAKAGAWDTMGQVITQAEAVGITLVWSGLVTAVLLFVIDKTIGLRPTEEAEREGLDITEHGERAYNS
- a CDS encoding TIGR01244 family sulfur transferase, with the protein product MFRQLTDTILVSPQIDLDDLAEAVKLGVKHIINNRPEGESDDQTPGAVIEQAAKDAGLTYVAIPVGHGGFSEGQVNAMAETLAGAQGPILAYCRSGTRSTLLWALARASQGATAEELTPIANAAGYDITPVRPLVDMLSAKAS
- the argF gene encoding ornithine carbamoyltransferase gives rise to the protein MSDLRHFLNLADAGPEALRAILADAGTRKQARASWPKGRVDADAPLADRVLAMIFEKNSTRTRVSFDMAIRQLGGSSIVMEAGGMQLGRGETIADTARVLSRMVDAIMIRTNDHAKIEELAHYATVPVINGLTDQSHPCQIMADLLTLQEQGVALQGMELAWLGDGNNVLHSLIEAAGLLGFNIRAGIPSGFEPDAGFVARAREAGVSITLTQDPLEAAKGAQVVVTDTWVSMGQPGGEAVIAAMEPYQVNDAVMAAASPEAWFLHCLPAHRGEEVTDAVIDGPRSLVWDEAENRIHAQKSVLLWALGAL
- a CDS encoding cold-shock protein, coding for MSFDRGRRGRGRDKRDGFGEEGFDPFMGGDRGGFGGPRGGFGGGDRGGFGGGDRGGFGGGDRGGFGGPRGGGGGGGFGGPRGGGGGGFGGGGGGMPAQVVGQGKGVVKFFNGQKGFGFIQREDGGEDVFVHISAVERAGLEGLAEGQGLEFTLVDRGGKISASDLVVVGDVIAVAKREPAAPQRQLTGDKASGTVKFFNAMKGFGFITRDDGQPDAFVHISAVERSGMRELNEGDRLEFDIEVDRRGKYSAVNLVPRQG
- a CDS encoding aspartate aminotransferase family protein encodes the protein MSISPLMPVYPRTAFRPVRGEHCHLIGEDGRRYLDFASGIAVNLLGHSHEGLIGAIQQQAATLMHVSNLYGSPHQESLAKRLVDLTFADTVFFTNSGAEAVECAIKTARAYHQHVGNDHKYELITFSDAFHGRTLGTISASNQEKMHKGFLPLLPGFKYVEFGNLEAAKAAIGPNTAGFLVEPIQGEGGIKVPSDDFLPGLRALCDEQDLMLVFDEVQTGVARTGTFYAYEQLGAVPDIMSTAKGIGGGFPLGACLASEKAARGMVAGTHGSTYGGNPLAMAAAEAVLDAVANDEFLAHVRDMGAKMTARLEQFIGNYPEIFEAVRGRGLLMGLKLKIEPRPFVAHLRDNHQLLTVSAGDQTMRVFPPLVIDESHIDEFMEKLSAGAASYQPEAV
- a CDS encoding Hsp33 family molecular chaperone HslO, with product MDEVLPFTIPARDVRGRMVRLGTSLHEILAAHDYPPVLRRLLGEALVLTTMMGTLLKDEECQLTFQVQAEGGVVDLLICDYRLGELRGYVRHDAERLAALDGRESLQDLFGEKGYLAITFDLAATGKRYQGVVPLEKASLAQVCEAYFAQSEQVPTLIRIGLDVEGERCAAGGLLIQHLPDGEEGRERLHVRMNHPHWEHVAALAGSMTAKELVDPTLGLDDLIWRLFHEEDEVRLLSATSLTRGCRCSAEYYRTVLGRFPAEELDEMRDEAGDILVDCAFCSKVFPIEL